The Halococcus salifodinae DSM 8989 DNA window CGGATCTCTGCCTCGACCCCCTCGTTGAGGTCCATACCGAGCTGTAGGCTGTCCAGCAGCCGCTGCTCAACGTTGTCGGTGATCAGGTCGTGGGCCGCCTGGTTGTCACCACTCTCGAAGAGCTTCTGAGCAGCCTTCTCGATCGTGTCGCGCTCGGCGAGCAATTCCTGCTCGAAACCTTCGATCGCGCCGACCACGCCGGGCAGGAACTCGCTTGGTCGCTCACCGGTGAGGTACAGCAACCGTTTGAACTCACGGGTCGCGTAGCGCGTGCCCTCCTGAAATTGCCAGCCATGGTCCAAGAAGTTCGATGCGGAGTTTTTCGTCATGTACCGATGCTGGCGGAACTCCGGCGGAACCTCCTCAGCGGCGATCGGGATCGGCACGAAGGGAGTGGTGATCGCGCTCGTCACCGCGGTCCAGAGCGTCTGTAGTTTCTTGTGCGCGTCGGGACGCAGGTGGGCGACCTGGCCGTAGCCAGCAAAGTCGGTCGACCACCGGGGATCTCGGACCACGGCAAGCATGTCTTCGAGGCTCAGGGGGGTCTGGTTTTCGAGTTCCTTCTCACGCTTCAGGGGGTGACGGGCATCCTGGAAGAACGTGGCGTAAATGTAGTCCTCGACCGGCTTCTCGGCAGGGAACTCGCCGACGCCGTACACGTCGAGCAGATTCAGGGTGTCACCCCTGCCGTCCCACCACCCCTGCTCCTTGGCGAAGCTCAACAGTTTATCCGAGGCCATGAAGTCCGGGTTGTCCTCGTGGTCGGCCGGGAAGTCGAGGATGTAGCCGAAGTACGACACCCTGACCTCGTCCGAACCGAGGCGTTCGGCGGCCCACAGATCACCGTCGGGATGGGCGAAGTTGATGAAGACCCAACCTTCGTTCTCATCGGCGAACAGGTGTGAGTTGCCACCGTAAGTCGAGTAGCCGTGCTCGTCCATCAGCCCACCGACGACCTCGACGGCCTCTTGAGCGGTTGAGGCGCGCTCCATCGCGGCCTGCGCCAAGTCCGAATACTGCGGGCCGCGCAGGGGTGCCGCCTCTTCAGCCATCGTGACGAGCTCCTCGCGCGAGGGCGACCAAATATCCCGCGCAGCCAGGCCGTGCTCATTCAATCCACCGTTGGTCAGCGGCGGCGGAAACCCAGCCCACTCAGAGTAGAAAGAGGAGATGTACTTGTTGGTCTCTTCAGCCTGTGGAATCTCCATCAGTTCGCCGGAGATACTGGCGTTCTCAGTGACACCTACCGTAGTGGTGGCGTCTTTAGGGAACTGCTGACGTGGGACGATATCGATCCAGTGGCTGGACTGTTCGTGCCCGAACCCACCCAACATGGTCGACCCATCATCGGTCAGATCGCTGCCGACGTAGAAGCCGATACTCTTGGTCGGTGGATTCTTTGTTTTGGTCGTAGTGGTCGCGTCGGCGTTCGGGTTGCGTGCGGTTGCGTCCTTTTCACCGGAAGCGTTGCTTCCTCTCACGTATCCGGGGAGGAGTGTGGAGGCAGCTGTAAGCGCCCCGAACTTTCGTCGTGTGAGATGTATCAGGCTCATTGCGCCGTCGCCTATCGGACGATCGTTCATTAACTACTTTCCACAATAACAGAACATCATTAATTGGGGGTGGATACGCTCTTGGCAGAGCCTCTTGGTCTTCTGAGGGTCAGATTTTTCAAAGCGCTGAGTGTAGCTTCAACCGTGAACTAGCCGGTTTACCGTAAGTTATACCGTAAACTGGCTCGTAGACCGTTCATGCCTCCAGAGGGTTACACGACAATCACGGTTAGCGACAGATTGGCCGCTAAACTCACTCGAATCATGGCGCGTCATGATTGCTCCAGCTACGCTGAAGCAATCAAGTATGCTGCCGATACGACACTCGTTCAGGAAGATGAAATCACTATACGGGAGCTTGTTCAGCTCCTCGCCGAACGCGTTGACGAGGTAGACGAAAGCGTCTTACAGTAAAACTTACGGTAAACTGCTAATTTGAGGGTTGATGCTACACTGAGTCTCTGAACTGAGAATACATAGTTTTGAATGAGTACACGCTCAAGGTGCCCTTCGGTTTCTATTCCCCTTCCTAAAGGAAGTGTACTCGCGGTTCGTGAAGAAATTTCTCCAGAGGGGAGCGGAAGCCTACTTGTCTGCTGATTAGGCTTCAGTGGTCGTCATGTTGCCCATCATCTCCGTCTCCGTCATATTGCCGGTCATGTTGCCTTCCATTCCGGTGGTCTCCTCCATGGCAGTACCTTCCATTTCAGTAGTTTCTTCCTCCATGGCGGTGCCTTCCATTTCGGTGGTCTCCTCCATAGCAGTACCTTCCATTTCAGTGGTTTCTTCCTCCATGGCGGTGGTTTCCTCTTCCTCCATAGCAGTGGTTTCTTCTCCGCCTTCCATTGCGGTAGTCGCTTCGCCCGCTCCGCCCGCTTCGCCTGCGGTAGTTCCGTTACCGCCACCGCCGCCTCCGCCGCCGCTACACCCGGCGAGCACGAGTGTGAGGGCAACAAGACCGATCATGGCTGTACGCTTCGAGACTACGTCCATCTGTTTTAGCTTCGAGAGCATGTTTCTCCGTTCGCGGTGAGATAGGGGATCCATTTAATCAGGAGTTCCGAACGACAGTTTGTGTGCATGAGACGGGCGGCTAACCGCGGCAGACCTCTAACCACGAGTGGATGTCACAGAAGACATCCGCGTTCGAGCCGGCGATCAGGCGGCTCGAACGCCAAGCCGCGGAATCGATTCACGAAGACACGGATCTTCTCACGGTAGTTCATGGGTTTGACCTCAGCCTCGCTGAGGTCTACGAAGTCAGCGAAATCGAGTGGAACGCTCGCTACGGCTACGAACCGATGGTTCGGGCATTCTACTGCAAGGAACTCGCTGGTTTCACGACCGAGGAGCTTCACGAGTACCTCACCGACGCCGAGCGTGCCCGCACGCTCGGCTTCGACCCCGATCAGTTCGCTCTGGGGAAGACCGCGCCGGGGCGAACCACGCTCGGTCGCGCGTGGCGCGAGCGCTTTCCCGAGCGGCTCAAGACGTTCATCCAGAGGTCTGCTGAGCGTATTCTCGGTGTTGCCCACGAAGTGGGCAACCCACTCGGGATGCGCGCTCTCGAATCCGAAGACAAGAGCGATCTCTCCAGTCGGTCCGAACAGCGCTACATTGACAGCAAGGCGAAGAAGGTGACGCAAGCGCTGTGTGAGTACGTCTTTCCGGCGATGGACCTCGACCGGCCGGACGACGGAACGCGGTATGACGATACCGCGTTCCTCGAGCTCCAGAGCTATCTTGGATTGACGGATACAGCTGCCAACCAGGGAAGCCGACTCTTCGACGAGGAAACCACCCGCGAGAGCGGTGGGCCAGATAGCGATACTCACCTCCACTACATCAAGCAAATCGAGGCGATGGGAGTGGTCAGCGTAACTTTTGGACATCTGGGAGAAACGTTTCAATCCAGTGGCTGGCGAAGCTCAGTCGATGGCTCAATCGAAGAAATTCCTCGACGAGGAACTCTCTGAAGTGGTCTTTGTCCTCGAAGATNATCCAGTGGCTGGCGAAGCTCAGTCGATGGCTCAATCGAAGAAATTCCTCGACGAGGAACTCTCTGAAGTGGTCTTTGTCCTCGAAGATGGTTGGCGAAATCTCTCGTTTGAGGTCTTTCCACAGCGGTTCGATCGCGTTCAGCGTTGGCGAGTACGGCGGGATGAAGACGAACTCGATGCCGAGTTCGTCGGCCCGTTGTTGGGTGAGTTTCGCGTGATGGGAGCTGTAGTTGTCGGCGACGAGCAGAATCCGCCCCACCGGATTCTGCTCGCGAATCTCTTCGAGCGCCTCAACGATCGTCTCCTTGACCAGTTCGTCTTTGAACGTGATCACGCTCTGGCCAGTNAGAATCCGCCCCACCGGATTCTGCTCGCGAATCTCTTCGAGCGCCTCAACGATCGTCTCCTTGACCAGTTCGTCTTTGAACGTGATCACGCTCTGGCCAGTTATCGCGTAGAAGCCGATCGAGCGCCACGGAAACGTCACCAACGGCTTTGGAATCGTGACCGTGCGGTCGAACGACCACATCCGTTGAGAGTTCTCAAATGGCTGTGGCCACGCTTCGTCGAAAGAAGCCCAGTACGATGGGATCATCNGGATCCATCGGGCGCGGCTTCGCGTAGTTCATGCCGGCAGCTCGAAGCTTCCGGCTCAGGTGTGCTGGGTGGTACGTGACGCCGTAGCGGTCTTCGATGAGCGCATGAATCGCTCGCGGCGTCCACGGCTGGCCCTCTTCGAGGATGTCACAGAGTTCGTCGAACTGCTCGTTGGTGAGCTTCGGCGGCCGTCCGCCGCCGAAGCCTGGCCGGAGGCCTTCGACACCGGCTTCGTTCCACGCGCGTGCCCACCGACGCGTCGTGGATCGAGAGATCCCGACGCGGTCGCCTGCTTCTTCGTGCGTATCGCCAGCGTAGAGATTCTTCACGTAACAGAGCCGCCGGACGAGACGCGTCTCGTCCGCCTTTTGCGCATCTGCAATCGCTCGATCAAGCTCATCACCCGACAGATGTCTCACCAACAGACCTCGCCGATTGTTCTTCATCACCGTAGAGAGGCGCTCTAAGGGGTCAGCTCTTTCGCAGACCACTCAGATCGCCTCGATGGTCAACGGGGCGATTGCGGAGATGGTGGATGTGGCCAAGCGCTACTACTCGATAGATCGCCACGTCGACGTGGCGATCGATGTCACCTACATCGCCTACTACGGCGATCGCGACGAGTTCCAGATGAGTACGGGCGCACCATCGAACAAATCCTACTCATGGTGTTACAAGATGGCGACCATCTCGATCGTGGGCGATGAGGTGAAGTTCACGCTGGGGATGCGGCCGCTGTGCCGCCGCTTTCCCTCCATGCCTCGGAGGGTTCTCATGGACCAACTGCTCGACATAGCAAGCGAGCACGTCTCTATCGGGACAGTGTATGCCGATGCTGGCTTCGACAGCATCGGCGTGATGCATGTGGTCGAGGAAGCGGGTTTCTCCTACCTCATCCGGAAATCGTCGGACGATCGAGTTGACCGCTTCGTGGCTGGTATGGACCACGACGTCGCCGTGAAACAGACTCACGAAATGGAGAAAACCATCCGAGGAGAGAAGGTGACGGTCACCCCGACGCTCGTCGGGGTTCCCTCGGATCGTAAGGAGGATGCAACGGTGACGTTCGTGACGAATCTGTCAGTGGATGACGCGACGAAACAAGCACGAGGGCGTACGCGCCGCGTGATGCGGCGGTACGCCCGAAGATGGGGTATAGAGAACAGCTACAAGTCGATCAAGGATTTCCTCACGTGGACGACCTCACGGAATACTGCCGTGCGCGTGTTCTACTTCGGGTTTGCTGTGATTCTCTACGACATGTGGCTGCTGGTTGACCTGCTGATACAGGTCAACCTCGACATCGAACAGCGACTCAAACCACGCGTGCCTGCGCGGACGTTCCTGAACATCGTCCGCAAAGATATTCCGGTGACGTAGGCGTTCCGCGGCAGCGGAACGCCGTCTCGTCAGAGACATCTGAACCCACCCGCTCTGTTTTCGGAGGTGATATCGACGGAAGGAACAGTCAGTGTGGTAGGTTGGCGAACGAGATCAACCACGACAATTTTCCACACCTTCGGGCAGTGCAGTTATCGGACGCTCAACGATTTCAGATGCACATTCCGAACACCTGGTTAGTGCCTAAGAGAAGTTTTGCACATAGGCCAGTGACGATTCTCTGTCTGTAGACTTAGAGACGCGGACTCTCTCCTCATCCATGCCCAGAACTTACCTGAACCACTAATAACTCGCCGCCTGCTCTCTTTCTGCGGCGTATCCGCTAGAGGAGTCGTTGTCGTCATCAGAGAAACATTCAAAAAAGGTATGATTCGAATCGTTCGATGGCTGTCATCAGCGACAGCTACTGCATCTTCTGAGCGGAGAATCGCGTATCGAAGGTTGTGAAACAGTGAGTCACTGACCCTATCCCGACTCCGCCTTGCGTTCAACAAGATATCCTATGAACAAGTCACAGGCCATTAGGCGGATTGGAGTTCTACCATCGATGCCTCGAAGTCTTCGACGAACGCGCCTTGTCCGCCGGCATTGTATGTTCCGCGGTCGGTTTCAATGATGAGCGTGTTCTCGACCGGGAACGAGCTGTTCGTCGGTTCGAGCAGTGATTGTCGGACATCAACAATGATACCATCGAGTTCATTTGGGCCGTCTTCACTGTGGAGGGAACGACCGGTGACGCGTGCGCGGATTGTGGAACCGGTGCGGATGTGGAGCGCCGCCTGCAAAACCGCGTGGCGAAAGTCCCGGTACGTCGCCGGTAGCGGCTCCGGATCGGCCGCGTAGATCTCGGAGGCTATCGGGAAGTAGTTCCCGAGAAACGAGCCCACGATGACCGGGCCGAGCTGTTCCTGTGCGAAGACGATCGCCTGCGCGGCGTTGTTCGCGCGTGAAAACATTTCGGGCGGTGCAACGAGCCCCAGTTCCCGGTCGACGGTGAGGATCGTCGGCGTCGGCTGATCCCACACGCGGGCGACCGAGGCCAACTCGTCAAGGCCGAGGTCGTCGTCGGGCTCCGCCCCTGTGACGAGGAGCACGACGAGCACGTCGCGCTCGATCGCGTCCCGGAGCTCCGTGGCGACGTCATCGAGCAGTCGGTGGGGGATCGCGAGCATCACCTCCTCTTCCGCGCGTCCGAGAAGCTCGGCGACGCGCTTGAGCACGGTGACGCGTGATTTGACGACCTCGAAGCTCTCCGAGCGGGGGGCCGCCTGCGAGAAGCGCGATTCGAGCGCCGGTTCCATTTTTTCGAGGCCGTCGGCGAGAGTGTCCACGACGCTCTCGGGCGGGTGTGCCCGAATCGTTGTCGGCACGACGTGATCGTTTACCTCGACGAACCCCCGATCGGCGAGCGTTTCCGCGACGCTGTAGACGTGGCGTTTGGAGACGTCCGCCTCGTCAGCGACGACGCTCGCCTTCGCTTCGCCCTGTTCCAGAATCGCCAGATACGTGTCGATCTCCTTGTCCGACAGGCCGAACTGCTGTAACAGCTGCTCGATCGAGGGGTCATTCATGGCAGTCGCTCACAGCGGCTGATACTTACAGTATCCGGTGGTGACGGACGCCGCCGCGGTGGAGTCACCGTCATTCCTGACCACTGGGTATCAGGACAGCAATATCATCGATCCGGATTCCGTCTCCAGTCAGCGCGGACTCGTCAAACAGATCGGTGTGTTCGACGGCCCGGTCGAGAGTCACAATCACCGGGTCGGGGCCGAAGTTCAGCACGACGATCAGCCGTTCGTATTCGGTGCCACGTTCGTAGGCGACGACACGTTCGGGATCGCCGGTGTGGACGTCACACGCGACGGGCTCGACGCCAGAGGCGCAGAGTGCCGGATATTCGTTGCGCAGCGCGATGAGCCGGCGATGGAACTCGGTTAAAGCGGCGTCACCGTCGTGCCAGCGCATCGTGCCACGATCCGTGGGAACGCCGCGTTCCTGACCGTAGTAGACCATGGGAACGCCGGGAAGCGTAAACGTTGCAGCCGCGGCGGGCCGCAGGCTGCCGTCGTTGCATTCGGTCGCGTAGCGGTCCTCATCATGGTTCTCGACGTAGCGCATATGGAGCGCCTCGTTGGGATAGCCGTGGCGACGCGAATCATCAAGCGCGTCGAACAGACTGCTCGCCGGTGCGTCGCCAGTGCCGATATTCCGGAGCACAGCGTACAGATCGGTGTCGTAGTGAACGTCAAACTCGTTCTCTCGGAAGGCGGCGTCCCGCGGAACGGTCTCGTCGAGCAGGAGAAACTCCTCATCCCGTGATTTCAAACGTTCGCGGACTTCTTTCCAGAAGCCGTGTGGGATGCCCCATGCCACGTCACACCGGAACCCGTCGACCAGCGGTGCCCATTCGTCGATGACGTCGAGCATCCACTCACGGACGGCGAGGGAATCGTAGTTCAGGTTCGGGATCTTCGACCACGTGAAGTAATGGCCGGGTGCGTCGTCGCCGGCCCAGTCAACGCCCGTGGTGTCCTGGGTGGCCGGAACCCGTTCGTAGTGATCGGCGTACTCGGGGACGCCGGCTCGTTGAAGTTGAAACGCCGGATGGTCACGGGAGGTGTGATTGATCACGAGGTCGAAGAGCATCCTGATGTCGGCCTCGTGGAGGCGATCGACCAGCGACGCGAATTCTTCACGCGTGCCGAGATCCGCGGCGGTGTCGAACAGATCGGTGATGTGGTAGCCGTGGCGGGTGGGGCTCTCACAGACTGGCGTGAGCCAGACAGCATCGACGCCGAGCGATTCGAGATAGGGAACTCGTCGTTCGATCGCCGCGAACGTGGTGTCGACGGTGTCGCCGGCGAACGCCCGAACGAAGATCTCGTAGATAGTCGCGTCGCGAACCCACGCCGGTGGATCGGCGGGACGGTCGAACGAGATGGTCCGCGTCCGTTCGCCGGCGGGCTCAGAATGGATCGTCAGCGTGTCGGCGATGCTGTGTCGTTCGGCGACGGCGACGGCGTGGACGCGCGATAGTTCCGAAAGCGTGTCGACAGAGGCTCGCAACGTCTCGTCGTCGACGGTGACTGCATCGCGCGTAAGGGTATCCCGGTCGTCGAGATGGAACTCGACGCTCGGCACGCTCCCGTTGGGAGCGGCGTCGGCCGTCGCGGTCACGACGATTTCGTCGTCCTCACGCCGTCCGTCGAGGCGAACACGCGGCCGGCCGGGGCCATCGACCGTGACCTCGCTCGTCGCATGCGGCTCAAACTCGTCGTCGAAGGCGAAGATGGCCTCGTGTGTGCCGGGTGGAAGCGTCACGTCGAGGAACCACTCGTTGCCCACGTACCCGCCGGCGCGAGCGTTCTCACCGGAACGATCACCCTCCCCAGTGCGCTCGGCTCGGTGTGTCCCCATCGTGAAATCGTTGAACTGCCCGATCACGGCGGCGTGGTCGACACCATCGAGGTCGCTATCCACCTCGTCGGTGGTCACGCTGAAGCGTGCCTCACGGCGAGGATCGGGGAATACGCGCACCGTTTGGCTGTGAACACCGTCGGGAGCGTCGAGTTCGACGCGGTAGATGCCAGGAACGTCCGGCACGAGGTGGACGACCGCTTCGTCGTCGATCGTCACCATGCTCTCGGCCGGTTGGTCGACGATTTGCCACGCGTACTCCGCTACCGTGTCGGGGTTGCGCGGTGCCAATTCGATCGATTCACCGACGTGAAGAAAGCGCGGTGGTCCAGGGTGGTGCATACTCACACGGGTCGCCACCGAAGGGTTTGACCGTTTCGGTTGTGGAAGAGATTTGAACTACAATTGCACCAAAGTTATTAGGGCGTGGAGAGGACGCTCTATCAATGCACCTCCGCGACGCGCTGGACGATTACAAGCGTCACCGAGACGACGCCACTCGGTTTCCAGGCGAACGACGGACGACGACCGGGCGTTTCTCCGGGTCCGATGGGCGACTCATGCACGTCGACGAGGACGGGGCGATACGGGATTGTAGCTATCCGCTCATGGGACTGACCGGAATCGTTCGTTCCCGGTTCGGCGTCCGACCGATCGACGAGACCGAGCCGACATGGTTCGACGCCCGGCGCAGTACTCAGCGTTACGAGGGCGATACCGCACTCGTCGTCACCGATCACAAGACCGACCACGGAGTGATAACCCAGTACGACCTCACATTCGACGAAATACACGTCACCCACGTCGACGTGAGTGCGGCCGAGGAGTCTCTTGACGTGGTTGCCGGCGTCGGGTTCGCTCCGGACGGGCGTGACACGCGCATTGGACAGCTCCATCACGATGATGCGATCGAATTCTACCACGCCGCGGAAACCGATTACCTCGCAAGCGCCACCGGGTTCGAGACGATCTGTAGCTCTGGACTCGACGGGTTTGAAGCTCTTCTCGACGGGACACCGTCCACGTACCCCCGGGCGGATGAAGAGCAGACCTCGGGAGAAGACGCACTGGGTGGCGACGTCTGCTGTGTGCTCCCGGTCGAGAACGGGACGGCAACGATGGCGACGCTGTTGACGAGACGCACGGACCAGCCGCGCGAGGCCGCTCTCGACGCGGTTCGAACGGCCGCAGCGGACCACAATGCCGCCGCACTCGAACGTGCAGCCAACCGACGAGCCGTACCGTTCACTACTGAACACCTGCACGCCGACGCGATCAGGACAGATCTCCGGGTACTCTCGGCGCTTACTGGGCAGTCGGGGCTCCGGATCGCTGCCCCGGAATTCGACCCGTACTACGCCCATTCAGGAGGGTACGGCTACGCGTGGTTCCGCGACGACGCCGAAACCTCGTCGTTCCTCCTCGACGCCGACCGGCAGCTCGATCTCGGGCTCGACGACTGGCACGCCTGCAGCGCAGCGGCCTACGCCGCGACACAGCGCGACGACGGGACGTGGCCACACCGTGTCTGGGCATTCGACGGCACGCTCGCGCCGGGCTGGGCCAATGGTCGGCTGGAGACAGACAAGCGCGAGGACTATCAAGCCGATCAGACGGCGAGCGTCGTGGCCTACCTAGCAGCGCATGGGAGCGGGAACGACCACCACGACGTGGTGAACCGCGCGCTCGACGCGCTTGACGACGACCTCGCCACCGACGGCCGGCCAATCGGCGGCGAGAACGCGTGGGAGGACATGACCGGACGGTTCACCCACACCACAGCCACCGTCCTCGAAGCGTATTCGGCGGTCGCCGCGACCGACAGCGATCTCGCCGACCGAGCGGCCGAGCAGGCCGCTGTGGTCTATGACGGCCTGGACGATCTCTGGGTCGAAGAGCGCGGCATCTTCGCACTGCGCGAGTACGGCCCCGACCATGACGCCGACGGCGAACTCGACGATCGGTGTGATTCGGCAACATTCGCGCTTGTCAGCGCTCACCGCGAGCACGCTCGTATCGGCGACATCGACGACGAGCGTCTCGATCGGCTCGTATCACACGTCATGACGCTCGTCGACGAACTTCGACACGATCCCGACAGTAGTGCAGTTGCCGGGCTCGTTCGGTACGACGGCGACGACTGGCGACGGCGCGAACAGGGCCACGAGAAGATTTGGACGGTCTCGACAGCATGGGGGGCGTACGCCGCCGGATCGCTCGCCGCGATGCTCGCCGAACACGACGACGAACGCACAGAGGAACTGGCCGCAACGGCCCGAGACCTGCTCGGACTCGTCCTGCCCGACGGCCCGCTTGCCCGCGACGACGGCTCGTTGCCGGAACAGGTGTTCGACGACGGGACGCCCGACAGCGCGACGCCACTAGGATGGTCTCACGCACTGCGGCTGGCGACGATCGCTCTGCTCGACGAGTACTCTATGCTCGAACCACATGCAGTTGTTGCGAACGACTGACCCGCGTCGTCAGGGCGACGTCGTTGCCGCGACCGCCGGCTCGGGAGCGTCCGTCGTCAGTAGCGAGTCGCCGCTTGTCGTGTCGAAGAGATGCACTTCCTTCGGCTCGAACGTCACGCGAATGACGTCGCCCGTCTCGGGTTCGACGTCGGAGGCGACCCGGGCGATGAACTCTGGCCCGAGATCCAGATAGAGGTAATTGTCACTTCCAACCGGTTCGACGACCTCAACACCGGTCTCGATTCCGTCTCGATCGCCGGTAACGCGAACGTTTTCAGGACGAATCCCGAGCCGCGCGGTCGTCACGTCGGCTGCGGCGACGCGCTCGCCACGCTTGCCAGTCAGTTCGTACTCGAAGCGGTTCTCGTTCACGAGCTTGACACCCTCGTCGGCGGTCTCAACGGTGACATCGAGGAGGTTCATCGAGGGTGAGCCGACGAATCCACCGACAAACTCGCTGTTCGGAGTCGTATACACATCCTTCGGTGTGCCGGTCTGCTGGAGAACGCCGCCGTTCATGATGGCGAGTCGGTCGCCCATTGTCATCGCTTCCTCCTGATCATGGGTCACGTAGATCGCTGTGGTTCCAAGTTCGTCTTGGAGGCGCTGAATCTCGGTCCGCATGCTCGCCCGGAGCTTCGCGTCGAGATTGGAAAGCGGCTCGTCGAACAGGAACACGTCCGGCTCGCGCACGATGGCGCGACCGAGCGCGACGCGCTGTTTCTGACCACCGGAGAGCTCGCTGGGTTGGTCGTCGAGTAGCCCCTCGATACCCATCATCGCCGCCGTCTCGTCGACTTTGGCGTTGCGTGCGTCCTTGCCGAGGTCGGTGCTCATCCGGAGGCCGAACGCCATGTTCTGCCGGACGGTCTTGTGTGGGTACAGTGCGTAGTTCTGGAACACCATCGCAACATCGCGGCGACGCGCGTGGACGTCAGTAACGTCTTCACCACCGATGTGAACCCGTCCCGACGTCGGCTGTTCAAGTCCCGCGATCATGCGGAGTGTCGTAGATTTCCCACAGCCAGAGGGGCCGACGACCGTGACGAATTCGCCATTGGCCACCTCCAGAGAGACATCATCGACCGCCACTAGCCGTCCGCTGTTGAACTCCTTTCTGAGAACGTCAAGCGTGACAGTTGCCATCCGCTGAGGGCTATGGGCGAACGAACATAGTTCTTCCCCCGAAAAGAGAATTTGCGATGTGATATTTCGTAGCAGTTATATTGTGGTGGTTCAAGGCGATGA harbors:
- a CDS encoding IS630 family transposase, with protein sequence MIPSYWASFDEAWPQPFENSQRMWSFDRTVTIPKPLVTFPWRSIGFYAITGQSVITFKDELVKETIVEALEEIREQNPVGRILTGQSVITFKDELVKETIVEALEEIREQNPVGRILLVADNYSSHHAKLTQQRADELGIEFVFIPPYSPTLNAIEPLWKDLKREISPTIFEDKDHFREFLVEEFLRLSHRLSFASHWXIFEDKDHFREFLVEEFLRLSHRLSFASHWIETFLPDVQKLR
- a CDS encoding glycoside hydrolase family 15 protein encodes the protein MHLRDALDDYKRHRDDATRFPGERRTTTGRFSGSDGRLMHVDEDGAIRDCSYPLMGLTGIVRSRFGVRPIDETEPTWFDARRSTQRYEGDTALVVTDHKTDHGVITQYDLTFDEIHVTHVDVSAAEESLDVVAGVGFAPDGRDTRIGQLHHDDAIEFYHAAETDYLASATGFETICSSGLDGFEALLDGTPSTYPRADEEQTSGEDALGGDVCCVLPVENGTATMATLLTRRTDQPREAALDAVRTAAADHNAAALERAANRRAVPFTTEHLHADAIRTDLRVLSALTGQSGLRIAAPEFDPYYAHSGGYGYAWFRDDAETSSFLLDADRQLDLGLDDWHACSAAAYAATQRDDGTWPHRVWAFDGTLAPGWANGRLETDKREDYQADQTASVVAYLAAHGSGNDHHDVVNRALDALDDDLATDGRPIGGENAWEDMTGRFTHTTATVLEAYSAVAATDSDLADRAAEQAAVVYDGLDDLWVEERGIFALREYGPDHDADGELDDRCDSATFALVSAHREHARIGDIDDERLDRLVSHVMTLVDELRHDPDSSAVAGLVRYDGDDWRRREQGHEKIWTVSTAWGAYAAGSLAAMLAEHDDERTEELAATARDLLGLVLPDGPLARDDGSLPEQVFDDGTPDSATPLGWSHALRLATIALLDEYSMLEPHAVVAND
- a CDS encoding TrmB family transcriptional regulator codes for the protein MNDPSIEQLLQQFGLSDKEIDTYLAILEQGEAKASVVADEADVSKRHVYSVAETLADRGFVEVNDHVVPTTIRAHPPESVVDTLADGLEKMEPALESRFSQAAPRSESFEVVKSRVTVLKRVAELLGRAEEEVMLAIPHRLLDDVATELRDAIERDVLVVLLVTGAEPDDDLGLDELASVARVWDQPTPTILTVDRELGLVAPPEMFSRANNAAQAIVFAQEQLGPVIVGSFLGNYFPIASEIYAADPEPLPATYRDFRHAVLQAALHIRTGSTIRARVTGRSLHSEDGPNELDGIIVDVRQSLLEPTNSSFPVENTLIIETDRGTYNAGGQGAFVEDFEASMVELQSA
- a CDS encoding alpha-amylase family glycosyl hydrolase, translating into MHHPGPPRFLHVGESIELAPRNPDTVAEYAWQIVDQPAESMVTIDDEAVVHLVPDVPGIYRVELDAPDGVHSQTVRVFPDPRREARFSVTTDEVDSDLDGVDHAAVIGQFNDFTMGTHRAERTGEGDRSGENARAGGYVGNEWFLDVTLPPGTHEAIFAFDDEFEPHATSEVTVDGPGRPRVRLDGRREDDEIVVTATADAAPNGSVPSVEFHLDDRDTLTRDAVTVDDETLRASVDTLSELSRVHAVAVAERHSIADTLTIHSEPAGERTRTISFDRPADPPAWVRDATIYEIFVRAFAGDTVDTTFAAIERRVPYLESLGVDAVWLTPVCESPTRHGYHITDLFDTAADLGTREEFASLVDRLHEADIRMLFDLVINHTSRDHPAFQLQRAGVPEYADHYERVPATQDTTGVDWAGDDAPGHYFTWSKIPNLNYDSLAVREWMLDVIDEWAPLVDGFRCDVAWGIPHGFWKEVRERLKSRDEEFLLLDETVPRDAAFRENEFDVHYDTDLYAVLRNIGTGDAPASSLFDALDDSRRHGYPNEALHMRYVENHDEDRYATECNDGSLRPAAAATFTLPGVPMVYYGQERGVPTDRGTMRWHDGDAALTEFHRRLIALRNEYPALCASGVEPVACDVHTGDPERVVAYERGTEYERLIVVLNFGPDPVIVTLDRAVEHTDLFDESALTGDGIRIDDIAVLIPSGQE
- a CDS encoding C69 family dipeptidase gives rise to the protein MSLIHLTRRKFGALTAASTLLPGYVRGSNASGEKDATARNPNADATTTTKTKNPPTKSIGFYVGSDLTDDGSTMLGGFGHEQSSHWIDIVPRQQFPKDATTTVGVTENASISGELMEIPQAEETNKYISSFYSEWAGFPPPLTNGGLNEHGLAARDIWSPSREELVTMAEEAAPLRGPQYSDLAQAAMERASTAQEAVEVVGGLMDEHGYSTYGGNSHLFADENEGWVFINFAHPDGDLWAAERLGSDEVRVSYFGYILDFPADHEDNPDFMASDKLLSFAKEQGWWDGRGDTLNLLDVYGVGEFPAEKPVEDYIYATFFQDARHPLKREKELENQTPLSLEDMLAVVRDPRWSTDFAGYGQVAHLRPDAHKKLQTLWTAVTSAITTPFVPIPIAAEEVPPEFRQHRYMTKNSASNFLDHGWQFQEGTRYATREFKRLLYLTGERPSEFLPGVVGAIEGFEQELLAERDTIEKAAQKLFESGDNQAAHDLITDNVEQRLLDSLQLGMDLNEGVEAEIRERFGYQEPESRNRPGETTPPASQAMAAANWSSMVHCYDHGLHDDNLPRKHGAYTVDSSSNSGSKKKIRFP
- a CDS encoding IS630 family transposase, with product MKNNRRGLLVRHLSGDELDRAIADAQKADETRLVRRLCYVKNLYAGDTHEEAGDRVGISRSTTRRWARAWNEAGVEGLRPGFGGGRPPKLTNEQFDELCDILEEGQPWTPRAIHALIEDRYGVTYHPAHLSRKLRAAGMNYAKPRPMDPDDPIVLGFFRRSVATAI